The region CTGGATGGCGGCAGCTCCGGCGAGGGCGATCATGGCGCCGTTGTCGGTGTTCAGGCCCTTGCCGGGGAACACGACGTGCAGGCCGGTGGCGGCGAACGCGTCGCGCAGGGCGCGGTTGGCGGCCACACCGCCGGACACGACGACCGTGCGGCGCCCGGTGGCCTGCGCGGCGCGGACGGTGGTGTTCACGAGGGTCTGCACGGCGGCCCGCTGAAAGCTCGCCGCGAGGTTCTCCGGGGTGGCGCCCGCCCGGTGCGCGAGGAGCGCCGCCGTCTTCAGGCCGCTGAAGCTGAAGTCGAAGCCGCTCTGGCCCTTCAGGGGTTCCTTGAACGGCACGGCATTCGGGTCGCCGCGCGTGGCGGCCTCGCTGATGGCCGGGCCGCCGGGGTAGCCCAGCCCGGCGAGGCGGGCGACCTTGTCGAAGGCCTCACCCGCCGCGTCGTCACGGGTCGCGCCGACCAGCACGTACTCGCCGCCCCGGGGCACGTCGAACAGGTGGGTGTGCCCGCCGCTGACGACCAGCGCGAGGAACGGGGCGCGCAGCTCGGCCTCGCTGGCCGCCGCAAAGATGTGGCCCTCCAGGTGGTGCGCGGCGTGGAAGGGCACGTTCAGCGCCTGCGCGAGGCCCTTGCCGTACATCAGGCCCACCAGCAGCGCGCCCACCAGTCCGGGCCCGGAGGTCGCGGCGACCGCGCCGATGTCGGTGACGCTCAGGCCCGCCTCGTGCAGGGCGTCTCCCATGATCTGGTCGATCCGCTCGACGTGCTCGCGGCTGGCGAGTTCCGGCATGACGCCCCCGTACTGCGCGTGCACCGCCTGCGACCACACGCGGTTCGCCAGGACCGTCACGCGGCCCTCTTCGAGTTCCACGATCCCGACGCCCGTGTCGTCGCAGGACGTGTCGATTCCCAGGATGCGCAGCGGACGGGGGCGATCAGTCATCGCCGGGGAGTGTAGCAGGGGGCAGGCGGGGCAAATGGACGCTGGCGGCAGAACGCTGGGCGGGTGAACAGGCAGGGCCGGTCAGCGCTGCTGGTCGCGTACGGCGGCCAGGGTCTCCTCGAACTCGTCGAGGAACTCGTCTTCCAGCAGGCGGTCGCGGATCAGGGCGTCCTGCTCGGTGGTGGCCTGCTCGCGCGTCCAGCGCAGCCGCGCCTGCCGCGCGCCGCTCACGTTGCCCTTCCCGGCGATGAAACGCGCGGCGTGCCGCACGGCCTGCACCGGGTCCTCGGTGGGCGCCGTGACGGACAGGTTGCGCAGGCCGCCCTGGTCGTTCACCAGCGAGCAGGTCACCTCGATGCGCGGGCCGCGCCGGGCCAGGAATACCTGGTCCACGCGCCACATGCTGGTCGCGCGGATGGGGTCCGGGGCGCGCTGGGGGGTGCGGCGGCGGGCCACGTCAGCACCCCGGCCCGGCGGGCGGCGTCCACTCGCGCAGCGCCTCCTGGCCCAGCAGGACGCGCCCGGCGCCCTCGGCCAGCGCCTCGAGTTCCAGTTCGCCGGGAATCACGAACACCGGGGCGATCCACGCGACGCGCCGCTCGATCCGGTCGATCAGTTCGTCCCAGCGGGCGATGCCGCCGGTCAGGACGATGGCGTCCGGGCGGGCGCTGAGCGCGCCGGTCTGCTCGCCGATGGCCTTGGCGGCCTGATGCACGAACGCGGCGGCGACGATGCTGACGTCCGGGTCGCCCAGGCTGCGGCCCTCCAGTTCGCGCAGGTTCGCGCTGCCGGTCAGGGCCAGGAAGCCGCTCTCGGCGGCGAGGTGATGCAGGGTCTGCTCGCCCAGCTGCGCGTGCAGGCGCAGCAGGTCCCGCGCGGGGACGGGGCCGCTCTGGCGCGCGCCCATCGGGCCGCCGTTGGCGCCGCTGCCCGTGGTGTCGATGGCGCGTCCGGCCTCGAAGGCGGTGACACTGGTCGTGGCGCCCAGGTGCGCGACGACCACGCGGGCGTCCTGGAAGCGCTTGCCGACCTCGTACGCGGCGCGGCGGGCGACGGCGCGGGCGTTCAGCGCGTGGAATTCCGCGCGGCGGTTCACGCCCCGCAGGCCCGTGGGGCGCGCCTCGGGCAGCAGTTCGTCCGCACTCTGCGGGTCCACGATGAAGGCGGGCACGCCGCGCGCCTTCGCCACGGCCAGCGCCAGCGGGCCGCCCAGGTTCGGGGGGTCCTGCCCGGCGTCGCAGGCCAGCGCGAACGCCGCGAGTTCCTCGGTCACGCGGTACGTGCCGGTCGTGACCCGCCCGATGAACCCGCCGCGCCCCACCACGGCGTCCGGCGCGGGCCAGTCGGCAGTCAGGGCCAGCACCTGCCCGGTGAGGTCGGGCAGGTCCCCGGCGGTGGGGGGGGCGTCCAGCGACAGTTCGGCGCGCGTCAGCGTCAGGCGCAGCTGTCCCGGCAGGGCGGGGTTCTCGCTGGGCTCGATCTGGGCGCAGGCGAGTTTCACGCCGCTGGTTCCGGGATTGATCACGTGGGCGATCACAACGCCGCAGCGTACCAGATCAGGCGGTGATCAGACCGGGACAGGCTGCCCGCCTCACCGGCACAGGCAGCAGCGGCGGGCGGGAGCGCCCCGTTCCCGGAGGCTCCCGCCCGTCCCGGCGTCAGGTCAGCTGGGTTCGATCAGGCCGTAGTGGCCGTCCTTGCGGCGGTACACGACCCCGCAGGCGTTCGTGCGCATGTTCATGAACACGTAGAAGTCGTGCCCCAGCGCCTCCATCTGCGCCACGGCGTCTTCGGGGCTCATGGGGCGCAGGTCGAAGCGCTTCTGCCGCACGATCTCCGGCGCGAACTCGGTCACGTCGTCCACCCCGGCGTTCACGTCGGCCTCGGCGGGGCCGGGCTCGGGCTGGGGCGTGGCATCGTGGCGGTGCTTGAGGTACCGGGTCTTGAACTTGCGCAGCTGGCGTTCCAGGACATCGCTGGCCCGGTCGATCGCGGCGTACATGTCCGAGTGGTGTTCCTCGGCGCGGATGATGCCGCTGGGGACATTGAGCTGCACCTCGACGCGGTTGCGCCGGTCGGCGTCGCGGACGTCGCGGACGGTCAGGGTCACGCGTGCATCGGTGATCTGGTCATTGAAACGATCCAGGCGCGTGAGTTTCTCCTCGACGTAATCACGCATGGCATCGGTGACTTCAACGTTACGGCCAGACAGCTTGTAGATGTGCACGGCTTTCACCTCTTCCTTTTCCCGGAGGAGTGGGTCGGGCTCCGGTGATTCACTCTAGTCGCAAGGTCATGAGCCTGTCATGCGAGCAGTTCACAGCGGCCCCCCCTTGTTTCGCGGTATGCTCCGGGGTAGAGCGCTCCCCCCAACTGCATGAAGGTGGCGGGGGCTGCCCCGCGTGAGCCGCGCGCGCTAGCATGGGGGCGTGAAGGTAGACCGGCAGGAACAGGATGACGCGCGGCGCGAACGGATTGCCCGCGCCGCCTTCGAGCTGTTCGCCCGCAGCGGCCTGGATGCCATCAGCGCGCAGGACATCGCGCAGGCGGCCTATGTGAGCCGCACGAACCTGTACCGCTACTTCCCCAGCAAGGTGCACATGCTGCTGGCGCACTTCGAGAAGGCCGTGCAGGCCAGCCGCGACGACGCCCTGGAACGCCTGCACGCCGGCGCGAACCCGCAGCAGGTGTGGGACAAGGTCACGTCCCGCATGGCCGACCTGGGCGTGCGCTACCGGCACCTGGTGGGCGCGGTGGGACAGGCGGTGCTGGGCGCCCCCCCCGAGACCGGGCGGCCCGGCGCCCCCGAGCGCGCCCCGGGCGACGGGCTGCGCACCGCGCTGACCCTGGCAGCCCTGGTGCAGCCGGTGCTGCTGGCCATGCAGGCCCAGGGCCGCCTGCGCCCCGAGGCGAACGTGCAGATGCTGAGCGTGCTGCTCGTGGACGCATTCATCCTGGCGCTGCTGCACGGCGGGCACCGCGACCAGCGCGAGGTGCTGCGCGACTGGCAGGACCGCTTCAGCCTGCTGATGTACGGCGCGCTGGCCCCCGAGAGCACCGCCCGGGGCGAACTGAAAGACTGACCCGAACGGTAGCGGGCCGCCCACAGGATCAGGGCGGCCCGCTGCCGTTCGGGTTACAGCGCTTCCGTGAACGCCGCACCCGTGCCCGCGCGCACCTCGTCCAGGGTGGCGCCGGGCATCAGTTCGGTCAGGGTGAGCGTCCCCTCCCGGAACTCGAAGACGGCCCGGTCGGTGATGATCATGCTCACCGCGCCGCGCGAGGTCAGCGGCAGCGTGCACTCGGGGACGACCTTGGGCGTGCCGTCCGGATCGGTGTGGGTCATCAGGACGATCAGTCGCCGCGCGCCGCTGGCGAGGTCCATCGCGCCGCCCACGCCCAGCAGCGGCTTGCCGGGCACCGCCCAGTTCGCCAGATTCGCCTGGGCGTCCACCTGCAGGCCGCCCATGACCGCGACGTCCACGTGCCCGCCCCGGATCATGCCGAAACTGTCGGCGCTGTCGAAGTAGCTCGCGCCGGGCAGGGCCGTGACCGGGATCTTTCCGGCGTTCACCGGGTAGTCCAGCGCGCCGCCCTGCTCGGGCGCGGGGCCGACGCCCAGCATGCCGTTCTCGGTGTGCAGGTTCACGCCGTGCTCGGGCGTGATCAGGTCCGCGACCAGCGTGGGAAT is a window of Deinococcus grandis DNA encoding:
- the hpf gene encoding ribosome hibernation-promoting factor, HPF/YfiA family, which codes for MHIYKLSGRNVEVTDAMRDYVEEKLTRLDRFNDQITDARVTLTVRDVRDADRRNRVEVQLNVPSGIIRAEEHHSDMYAAIDRASDVLERQLRKFKTRYLKHRHDATPQPEPGPAEADVNAGVDDVTEFAPEIVRQKRFDLRPMSPEDAVAQMEALGHDFYVFMNMRTNACGVVYRRKDGHYGLIEPS
- a CDS encoding butyrate kinase, with product MIAHVINPGTSGVKLACAQIEPSENPALPGQLRLTLTRAELSLDAPPTAGDLPDLTGQVLALTADWPAPDAVVGRGGFIGRVTTGTYRVTEELAAFALACDAGQDPPNLGGPLALAVAKARGVPAFIVDPQSADELLPEARPTGLRGVNRRAEFHALNARAVARRAAYEVGKRFQDARVVVAHLGATTSVTAFEAGRAIDTTGSGANGGPMGARQSGPVPARDLLRLHAQLGEQTLHHLAAESGFLALTGSANLRELEGRSLGDPDVSIVAAAFVHQAAKAIGEQTGALSARPDAIVLTGGIARWDELIDRIERRVAWIAPVFVIPGELELEALAEGAGRVLLGQEALREWTPPAGPGC
- a CDS encoding TetR/AcrR family transcriptional regulator; translation: MKVDRQEQDDARRERIARAAFELFARSGLDAISAQDIAQAAYVSRTNLYRYFPSKVHMLLAHFEKAVQASRDDALERLHAGANPQQVWDKVTSRMADLGVRYRHLVGAVGQAVLGAPPETGRPGAPERAPGDGLRTALTLAALVQPVLLAMQAQGRLRPEANVQMLSVLLVDAFILALLHGGHRDQREVLRDWQDRFSLLMYGALAPESTARGELKD
- the tsaD gene encoding tRNA (adenosine(37)-N6)-threonylcarbamoyltransferase complex transferase subunit TsaD, which codes for MTDRPRPLRILGIDTSCDDTGVGIVELEEGRVTVLANRVWSQAVHAQYGGVMPELASREHVERIDQIMGDALHEAGLSVTDIGAVAATSGPGLVGALLVGLMYGKGLAQALNVPFHAAHHLEGHIFAAASEAELRAPFLALVVSGGHTHLFDVPRGGEYVLVGATRDDAAGEAFDKVARLAGLGYPGGPAISEAATRGDPNAVPFKEPLKGQSGFDFSFSGLKTAALLAHRAGATPENLAASFQRAAVQTLVNTTVRAAQATGRRTVVVSGGVAANRALRDAFAATGLHVVFPGKGLNTDNGAMIALAGAAAIQAGRPASALDGGATAYAPLANA